CCAGGTGCTCGGCCAGCAGCGCCAGTTCGACATGGACGATGCGCGACGGCTGCACCGCCAGTGCCGCTTCGAGATAGCTCTGCGCCTTGCCCCAAAGCTGCTGCGTGCGGCACAGGCGGCCGAGCGCGAGCAGCAGTTCGGCATCGTCCGGATGGTCGCGCAGCCAGGCCTCGGCCCGGGCGATGCGCGCCAGCGCGTCGGCGCCGTCGGAGTGCGCGTACAGCGTCATCAGCGACGATTCCCAGCCGCGCTCGATCTGCGCCTCGATCAGCTTGCGCGCCTGAGCGAACTGGCCGGCTGCGACCAGCGCCTCGCACATCGCGCGCACCACCTGCGCGTCCTCACGCTCGACCGACGGCAGGCTCTTCCAGTAGGCGTCCAGTTCCGACGGATCGATGTCGTGCAGCGCCCCCATGTGCGCCTGGCGCCGGACCGGTGCCGCCTGTTCCGGCGTCAGCGCACGGTGCTTCTGCAGCAGACGCACCACACGCAGCAGGCCGCCCCAGTCGCCGAGGCCGCGGCGGGCGCGCATCGCCAGCCGCAGTGCGGCGACGTGGCGCTGACCGCCCGACTGCAGCACGTCGATGCGCTCCAGCGCGTCACCGTATTCGCGGCGGTCGGTCAGGATGTCGGCTTCGGTCATCAGGCGCGCAGTGCGCAGATCGTCGAAGCGCTCGGCCTGGCGCAGCCACTCGTCGGCTTGTACCTGTTCGCGCATCGCGTGCGCCGCGCGGGCACCGATGAGCGCTGCCAGGCCGGGCGACTCGCCGCCCTCGACCGCCACCCGCGCGCTGCGCTGGGCGTGACCGTAGCGGCCTTCGAAATAGAGCCGGGCCGCGTCGCGCAGCGCAGTCACCGCACGATGACGGCGCTGGCGGGCGCGATAGCGCGCGGCGCGCGCCGGCATCCGCATCAGGCCGTCGATGAAATGGAACAGGCTGTACAGCAGCGCGACCCCGAGCAGCAGCGTGACGATGAACAGGTTCAGCGACAGTTCGACGCGCCAGGGCGACCACTGGATCAGCACGAAGCCGTCGTTGTGACGGGCGGCGATGACCAGACCGACAGCCAGCGCACACAGGCCGAGCAGCCACAGCAGCAGGCGCACCATCAGCGCTTCTCCTCGCGCGTGACGGTCGGGCGCTGACGCTGCGCCTTCAGCTGGGCCAGCGAACTCATCGATTCATTCAACCCCGGCAATGCCTCGCCCGGATCGACCGCCGCCAGCTGGCGCAGCGTGACCAGCGCGTTCTCGGTCTGGCGGGCGCGGGTGTCGTAATAGCGCTCGATCCACTCGCGCGCCAGCCGGATGTCCTCACGCCAGACGGCACCGTTGCGCTGCAGCAGCGCAACGCGCGCGTTGATCAGTCGAAGTTTCAGGTTCTCGCGCAGGAAGAAGCTGTGTTCCGGCGACAGCAGCGCGGGATCGGGACGGTCCAGGCGTTCGATGCGCACCAGCTGACGGACTTCCTCCCACACCGCCCGTGCCAGCCGCTGCGCCTGCGTCGGCTCCGCCCCCTTGTCGTCGCCGGCCGCTGCCGTCGACGCACCCCGGGCCGGCGAGCGTTCGAAGGCGAGCGGCAGCCCATCGACGACGGACAGCAGGGTGTCGATGCGCAGCGCCTGGCCGGACAGGTCGGCCATCGGCGCCCGGCGCAGCCGCTCCATGTCGTTCGCCATGGCACGGCGCAGCGGCAGGTAGCGGCCGGTATCGACGCGCGCCAGCCGGGCTTCGGCGCCAGACAGCGCACTGAGGGCGAGCTTGGCGTCACCGGCCAGCTGCAGCTGCTGCTGGCCCAGCACTAGCGCATGCTCGACTTCGGCCAGCACGCGCTCGTCGTAACTGCGCACCAGGTCGTCGGCCAGGTACTCATAGGCTTCGATGCGTGCCCGCAGTTCGGCCAGCTGCACTTCCTGGCTGCTCAGTCGCGTGCCGTAGCCAGCGATGCCAGCGGCCTCCTGTTCGGTCGCGCGGGTCGCCTGAGCCGCCTGTTCGCCGACCACCTCGACCCGTCTGTGCAGTTCGGACTCCAGTGCACGCATGCGCTGCAGCATCAGGAAGCTCGCCACGCCGAGCGCCACCAGCAACAGCAGCGACAGGCCCAGCGCCCACAGCGGAACGACGCCCTCGCGTTTCGACGACGCCGGCTGGGAGGCGGCTGCGCCGACGGGGGTGACAGGGGTATTCGGTGGTGTCTGCTCGCTCATGTCGTCAGTGAAGGTCGCGCGACGGCGACGAAAAGTAATCGGTCAGACCGGCCATCAGGCCGGCATCGGCGGGATCGGTTTCGATCACGCGGGCAAAGCCCTGTTCGCGTGCCTGCTCGGCAATGCGCGCGTGCGGCGCGAACAGCGGCAGCGCGCGCAGCGCCTCCGCGCAGTCCAGGCCGGGCAGCGCCAGCAGGTTACGCAGCGACTCCGACGAGGTGATGGTCAGCGCGTGCAGGGCGTCGCGTCGTACCGCTTCGCACAGCGGCGCGCCATCGCGCGGCGGCACTCGCCGGTAGCAGGTGACGTGTTCGACCGTCGCACCGCGCGCGCGCAGCGTGTCGCCGAGCAGTTCGCGGCCACCGTCGCCGCGGAAGATGAGCACCCGGCGCCCGGCCAGCGCGGTCGCCGACAGTTCGGGCAGCGCCAGCAGCGCCTCGGAATCGAAGCGGCCCTGCTGCGGCACGAGCACGCGGGCGATCCCGCGCGCGCGCAGCGCCTGCGCCGACTGCTCGCCCACCGTGGCGGCCGGCAGTTCTGCCGGCCAGGCACGCCGCGGCAGAATCAGGTCGAGTGCGTGACAGACGGCGTTGGCGCTGACGAACACCGCAAGTGCCGCATCATCCAGCATCGCCGCGGCCGCTGCCACCGCTCTCGTATCAGCAAGCGGCTCGATATCGATCAGCGGAAACTCGAAGGGGGTACCGCCGGCGGCGCGGATCGCGTCGCTGAGCGCAACCGCCTGCGCGCGCGGGCGGCTGACCAGCACGCCGCGTCCGCTCAGCGCGCCGCGCGGATTCATCGTCCGGCCAGATCGTCGAGGATGGACTGCGCGCCGTCCGCCAGCAGGGCCTCGACACAGATCGCCGCCAGCTCATCCGGCTGCGCGATGTTGCCGCGCGCCTCGGCCATCGCGATGCGCGAACCATCGGGCATCGCGACGCGCGCGCGCAGCCACAGCGCACCGCCGTCGGGCACGCAGTAGGCCGCCAGCGGCACTTCGCAGGAACCGGCCAGCGCGCGCGACACCGAACGTTCGGCGCGGACGCAGGCTTCGCTGGTGCCGCACACCAGCGGCGCCAGCCAGGCCGCCACTTCCGGCCGCGACGACAGCGCCTCGATGCCGAGCGCGCCCTGACCGGCTGCCGGCAGCGACAGTTCGACCGGCAGCAGCGAGCGGATGCGATCGCCCAGCCCGAGTCGCTTGAGGCCGGCCGCGGCGAGGATGATCGCGTCGTACTGGCCCTCGTCGAGCTTGCGCAGACGGGTGTCCAGATTGCCGCGCAGGCTGCTGACCGCCAGATAGGGGAAGTTCGCGCGCAACTGCGACTCGCGCCGCAGGCTGGAGGTGCCGACGACGGCGCCCGGCGGCAGTTCGTCGAGACTGGCGTAGCGCGACGACACGAAGGCGTCCTGCGGCACTTCGCGCTCCAGCGTGGCGACCAGCGCGAACTCGTCGGCCAGCGTCATCGGCACGTCCTTCATCGAATGCACGGCGAGGTCGGCGCGGCCTTCGAGCAGGGCGGTTTCCAGCTCCTTGACGAACAGACCCTTGCCGCCGACCTTGGCCAGCGGGCGGTCGAGAATCTGGTCGCCGCGCGTGGTCATGCCGAGGATGTCCACGGTCGTACCGGGGTACAGCGATGACAGTCTGTCACGCACGTGTTCCGCCTGCCACATGGCGAGCCGCGACTCGCGCGATGCGATCACGATGCGCCCGGGCTTCGGGTAAGCTTGGGTTTCCTGCTGCGGTACCGACTGCGCGCGATCCGCCGCAATGAGGTCCGCCGGGCCGGCCGGATGATCCATATGGAAAATAGGCGTGTGGTGATCAGTTAGGTGAACACACCGCGCGCCAGCGTGTGCGAGTGCCTACAGGCAGCGCGCGAATCGGCCCGAATTCTAGCAGCCCCGGATGGAACATCGCATCGCCTCAGCCAGAGCAGGCCGGCGGCGCGCATGAATCAGACACTCATTCAGGACCCTCTTCGAGGAAGGATTGCCAGTGAATCAACAGGCCCAGACGCCGGTTGCGGTGCACGATCGCGCCACGCACGACAAGGACCAGCCGCTGTTCGACGACATCCGCCTGCTCGGCCGCATGCTCGGCGACGTGGTACGCGAGCAGGAAGGCAGCCGCATGTTCGAACTGATCGAGAACGTGCGCCAGCTGTGCGTGCGCTTCCGCCGCGACGACGATCTCGACGCACGTGCCGAACTGGCCAAGCTGCTGAATGGCCTGTCGGACGACGACACCATCATCGTCGTACGCGCATTCAGCTATTTCCTGCACCTGGCCAACATCGCCGAAGACCAGCACCATATCCGCCGCGCCCGCGCCCATGCCATAGCCGGCGACCCGCCGCGCCCGGGCACGCTGGCCAACGCGCTCGCCAAGGCGCTCGACGCCCAGATCCCGGCCGAGGAAATCCTCGCCTTCTTCCGCGACGGACTGGTGGTGCCGGTGCTGACCGCGCACCCGACCGAAGTGCAGCGCAAGAGCATCCTCAGCCAGGAAATGAAGATCGCCCGCCTGATCGACGAACGCGACCGCATGCGGCTGACGCCGGAGGAACTGGACGAGCGCGACGAGGCGGTGCGCCGGACCATCACCTCGCTGTGGCAGACGCGCATGCTGCGGCGCACCCGGCTGTCGGTGGCCGATGAGGTGATCAACGGCCTGTCGTTCTACGACTACACCTTCCTGCGCGAACTGCCGCGCGTCTACAACGCGGTCGAGGACCAGCTCGAGGCGGCCTTCCCCGAGCACAAGCGCGAGATCGGCAGCTTCCTGCGCATGGGATCGTGGATAGGCGGCGACCGCGACGGCAACCCCTTCGTCACCGCCGACGTCCTGCGCGCCACGCTGCGCGTGCAGTCGTCGAAGGCGCTCGATTACTACCTGACCCAGGTGCACATCCTGGACACCGACCTGTCGCCGACCACGCTGCTGAACAACGTCAGCGACGAGCTGCGCGTGCTGGCCGCCACCGCGCCGGACAAATCGCCGCACCGCGAGGACGAGCTGTACCGTCGCGCGCTGGCCGGCATCTACGCCCGGCTGGCGGTCACCGCGCGCACGCTGGACCAGCACGAGGCGCTGTGGAAGGCGGTCGGTGACGCCGACCCCTATACCGACGCCGCGGAGTTCGTACGCGACCTCGACGTGATCCACGATTCGCTGGTCAGCCACAAGTCGGCACTGATCGCGCGTGGCCGCCTGCGCCGCCTGCGCCACGCAGCGCGCGTGTTCGGCTTCCATCTGGCGGCACTCGATCTGCGCCAGAACTCGGACGTGCACGAGCGGGTGATCGCCGAACTGCTGGGCAACGCCCACGTCTGCAACAACTACCTCGAACTGCGCGAGGAACAGCGCATCGAGGTGCTGATCAACGAACTGGGCACGCCGCGCCCGCTGACCGCGCCCTTCATGCAGTTCTCGGCAGAAACCGAGGGAGAGCTGGCGATCGCGCGTACGGCGGCCGAAATGCACAAGCTGTACGGCGAAGCGGCGCTGCCGAACTACATCATTTCGAAGACCGACGGCGTGTCCGACATGCTGGAAGTCGCGCTCATCCTGAAGGAAGTCGGCCTGCTCAATGTTCATGAGCGGCAGGCGGCGATGAACATCATCCCGCTGTTCGAAACCATCGGCGACCTGCGCAACGCGCCGCGCATCATGGACCGGCTGTTCACGATACCGATCTGGCGCGTGCTGCTCGATGCCCGCTCGACTACGCAGGAAGTGATGCTGGGCTATTCCGACTCGAACAAGGACGGCGGCTTCCTCACCTCCGGCTGGGAGCTGTACAAGGCAGAAACCAAGCTGGTGCAGGTGTTCAAGCGCCACGGCGTGCGGCTGCGCCTGTTCCACGGCCGCGGCGGTTCGGTCGGCCGCGGCGGTGGCCCGAGCTTCCAGGCCATCCTGGCGCAGCCAGGCGGTGCGGTGCAGGGACAGATACGCATCACCGAACAGGGCGAGGTGATCGCCTCCAAGTATTCCAATCCGGACGTCGGTCGACGCAACCTCGAAGTGCTGGCCGCGGCCACCTTCGAGGCGACGCTGCTGGGCAAGCGCGAAGCCGCCGCACCGCCGGAATTCACCGACGCGATGGAAGAGCTGTCCGGCTACGCCTTCAAGGCCTACCGCAACCTGGTCTATGAAACCCCGGGCTTCGAGAAGTATTTCTGGGAATCGACCGTCATCACCGAAATCGCCGAGCTGAACATCGGCTCGCGCCCGGCCTCGCGCAAGAAGGGGCAGAAGATCGAGGACCTGCGCGCCATCCCGTGGGTGTTCTCGTGGTCGCAGTGCAGGCTCATGCTGCCTGGCTGGTTCGGTTTCGGTTCGGCGGTGAACGAATATCGCGCCCAGCACGCCGACGGCATGGCGCGGCTGCAGGCCATGGTGCACGAGTGGCCCTTCTTCGCCACGCTCATTTCCAATATGGACATGGTGCTGTCGAAGACCGACATCGCGATCGCCAGCCGCTACGCCGAACTGGTCGAGGACGAGGCGCTGCGCACCGCCATCTTCACGCGCATCCGCACCGAATGGCAGGCCACGCTGGACGCGGTGCGCCAGATCACCGGCGCACCGGAACTGCTGTCGACCAACCCGCTGCTCGCGCGCTCGATCCGCAACCGCTTCCCCTACATCGAGCCGCTGAACCACCTGCAGGTCGAACTGCTGCGCCGCTTCCGCGCCGGCAACCGCCACGAACGTACCCGCCGGTCGATCCACCTGACCATCAACGGCGTGGCGGCCGCGTTGCGGAACAGTGGGTGAAGCAGGGGTTTCGCGAAGCACCGCTTCGCGCCTGCGGAACCGGACGGCTGTGCAACGCCGTCCGTGGACGATGAGGTGAGGGTTTCGCCGAGCACTGCTCGCCGCCCGTCGAACCGGTCGGCCTTGCAGGGCCGACCTCAGCCCCGCTCCGTCCCCCGGATGTCGGCGAACTCCGCCCTGACCTGCGCCCATTGCCGCCGGCTCACCGGCAGGCGTTCGTCCAGGCCCCTCAGCACGACCGCCCAGTGTCCTTCGGCGCCATCACGCACGTGTTCGAAGCCGACCACGGCGTCGCGCGCCACCAGGCAGTTGCGGTGTATGCGCACGAAGCGCCGGGCGAATTCCTGCTCCAGGGCGGCCAGCGCTTCCTCAAGCAGGTATTCGCGTGCAGCGGTGCGCGCCGTCACGTATTTCAGTTCGGCGCGCAGATAGAGGATGTCGGCCACCGGCAGCAGCAGGATGCGGCCGCGTTCGCTGCACGACAGCTGGGTGCGCCCGGCCTCAACCGGCTGTGCCCGCCGCTCGGGTACCCGGCGCAGCGCGTCGAGCAGCCGGTTTGCGCGCACCGGCTTCATCAGGTAATCGACCGCCTGCAGTTCGAAGGCGCGCACGGCGTACTGGTCGTAGGCGGTGCAGAACACGAGTACCGGCGGCCGCGGCAGTGCCGCCAGGCGCGTCGCCAGTTCGACACCGTCCATGCCAGGCATGCGGATGTCGACCAGCGCAACGTCGGCCTGATCGTCGGCAGCCAGCGCGGACAGACGTTCCAGCGCCTCCTGTCCGTTCGCCGCCTCGCCGACTACCCGGTTCGGCAGTTCGGCCTCGATGTCGGACAGCAGCGCGCGCAGTCGCAGGCGGGCCGGGGCTTCGTCGTCGGCGATGAACACACGCAGCATGCTCAGGCCCCCACCCGGTACGGAAAGCGGATGCGCACGCGGTACAGGCCGTCCTGTTCGCCTGCTTCCAGTTGCGCTTCGAGGTCGAAGAACAGCATCAGCCGCTCGCGGATGTTGTCCAGCGCCATCCGGTTGCCGCTGCCGTGACCGCTGGCGCCGTCGCGCGGCGGCGCCGGATTGTCGATTTCGACCACGACGTCGCCACCGGCGCGCTGCACGCTCACCCTGACCTCGCCGTTGCCGGCCAGCGGCTCGACGCCGTGATACACCGCGTTCTCGAGCAGCGGCTGCAGCATCAGCGGCGGTACCCGTGCGTCAGCCGGGCAGCCGTCGGTCTGCCAGCGGACGCCCAGGCGGTCGCCCAGGCGCAGCGTCTCCAGCGCGATGTACTGGCGGCACAGCGCCAGTTCGTCGCCCAGCGTGACCAGATCGCGGTTCTCGCGCATCAGCACGCGGAACAGGTCTGACAGCTCCTCCAGCGCGCGCTCGGCCCGGCGCGGGTCCTCGCGCATGATGCCGAGCACGGCGTTCAGGCTGTTGAACAGGAAGTGCGGCCGGATCCGCGCCGACAGCGCCATCAGCCGCGCCTGGGCGATGGCCGGACCGAGCGCGCGCTCCTGTACGGTGAAGTAGGTCATCACGGCGGCGGCCGCCAGCAGCGCCCACGCCGCCTCGCGCACCGGCCAGGACGGCAGCGAGTCGACATCCCAGCCGCCGAGCGCGGTAGTCGCCAGCACGCTGCCGAGTGCGACCACACCGGTCAGCGCCCAACCACTGCGCGCACGGAGCCGCGCGAACAGCGGCGCAGTAAGGTAGAGCAGCAGCAGCGACAGAATCAGCGCCGGCTCGACCCGCGCCGCCATTTCCGCCGCATCGAGCGGCAGCGTGTCCCAGCTGCGGTTGCGCGCCAGCAACGCCAGCGCCGCCAGCGCATTGACCAGCAGCACGGTGCGCAGCATCACGCCGAGATTGCGCCAGTCAGGTGCGCGCGCCGGCCTCATGTCAGCTCCCATGCCGGACGCACGCCGGCCGGCGCGTCGGGCTTTGCGCCCCGCTGGCCTATAATTGACGGTTTCCCGCAGCGTGCCGAACTTCTTTCCATCATGAGCGCATCTTCGCAGTCCGAGCCGACCAAGGCGTGGTCAGGCCGTTTTTCCGAGCCCGTGTCCGATCTGGTGAAGCGTTATACCGCTTCGGTGTTCTTCGACCAACGCATGTGGCGGCAGGACATCCGCGGCTCGCTGGCCCATGCTGCCATGCTGGCAAAGCAGGGCATCATCGCGCAAGCCGATCTCGATGCCATCCGCTCGGGCATGGCACAGATCACGCAGGAAATCGAAGCCGGCCAGTTCGACTGGAACCTCGACGACGAGGACGTGCACCTCAATATAGAGAAGCGCCTGACGGCGCTGGTCGGCGACGCCGGCAAGCGCCTGCACACCGGCCGCAGCCGCAACGACCAGGTGGCGACCGACATCCGCCTGTGGCTGCGCGACGCGATCGACACCATTCTCGCGCTGATCGCCGACTTCCAGCGCGCCGTGCTCGACCTGGCCGAACACCACGCCGCCACACCGCTGCCCGGCTTCACCCATCTGCAGGTCGCGCAGCCGGTCACTTTCGGCCACCACCTGATGGCCTATTTCGAAATGCTGCGGCGTGACGCCGAGCGCTTCGCCGACTGTCGCAAGCGCACCAACCGGCTGCCGCTCGGTTCGGCCGCGCTGGCCGGCACCACCTTCCCGATCGACCGCGAATTCGTCGCCGCCGAACTGGGTTTCGACGAAGTCTGCTTCAACTCGCTGGACGCGGTGTCCGACCGCGACTTCGCGATCGAATTCTGCGCCGCCAGCAGCCTGCTGATGACCCACCTGTCGCGGCTGTCGGAAGAGCTCATCCTGTGGATGAGCCCGCGCGTCGGCTTCATCGATCTGGCCGACCGCTTCTGCACCGGCTCGTCCATCATGCCGCAGAAGAAGAACCCGGACGTGCCGGAACTGGTGCGTGGCAAGACCGGCCGCGTGAACGGCAGCCTGGTGGCGCTGCTCACGCTGATGAAGGGCCAGCCGCTGGCCTACAACAAGGACAACCAGGAAGACAAGGAACCGCTGTTCGACACCGCCGACACGGTGATCGACACGCTGCGCATCTACGCTGACATGATGGGCAGCACGACCGCCGCCGACGGCACGAAAGTGTTCAACGTGCGGGTCAAGGCCGAAGCGATGAAGAGCGCGCTGCGGCAGGGCTACGCCACCGCCACCGACCTCGCCGACTGGCTGGTCAAGCGCGGCCTGCCCTTCCGCGACGCGCACGAGGCGGTGGCCCGCGCGGTGCGTCTGGCCGAACAGAAGGGCTGTGACGTGTCGGACCTCACGCTGGACGAGCTCAAGTCCTTCTCGCCGCTGGTCGATGAATCGGTGTTCGCGGTGCTGACGGTCGAAGGTTCGCTGTCCGCCCGCAACCACATCGGCGGCACCGCACCGGAGCAGGTGCGCGCCGCCATCGGCCGCGCCCGCGCGCGGCTGGCGACCGGCTGAACGGGAGAAACCGCTTGAAACCGACAGGCATCACACGCACCGGAGCGACCGCGCGACGCCTGTCACCGGCCCCACGCTGACATGGACCTGCTCGGCAAGTACCGCATCCAGCGCCTGCTCGGCGAAGGCGCCACGTCCAAGGTGTTCCTCGCGCACGACCCTTTCGGCCGGCGCGACGTGGCGATCAAGATCGTCGCCCGCGGCGACGATACCGGCGCCAGCGGCAGCAAGTCCGAGCGCTATCAGCGCAAGTTCTTCGTCGCCGAGGCCTCGCTGGCGGGCAAGCTCACGCACCCGCACATCGTGCAGATCTACGACGCGGTGGCCGACGCCGACCCGGCCTACATCGTGATGGAATACGTGCCGGGCGGTACGCTGGAACCCTACATCTCGCCCGACCGGCTGCTGCCGGTCGGCGACGTGCTCGAAATCATCTTCAAGTGCTCGCGCGCGCTCGACTTCGCGTGGCGGCTGGGCGTCATCCACCGCGACCTGAAGCCAGCCAACATCATGCGGGTCGAGGACGGCGCCGCCGTCGGCGGCACCAATGTGAAGGTGTCGGACTTCGGCGCCGCGATGTCGGTATCGGCCACCGAAACCCAGGTGTCTGGCGTCGGTTCGCCGGCCTACATGAGCCCGCAGCAGATCAAGGAACACCCGCTCAATCACCAGACCGACATCTTTTCGCTGGGCGTGGTGATGTACCAGCTGCTGACCGGCCAGCTGCCGTTCCAGGGCAGCAACAATTTCAGCATGATGTACCAGATCACGCACGCCGATCCGGTGCCGCCGTCAGCGCTGCGGCCCGAATTGCCGCCGGTGCTGGACGACATCGTGATGCGTGCGCTGCAGAAATCGCTGGACGACCGCTACCCGAGCTGGGACGCCTTCTCCTTCGACCTCGCCGAGGCCTTCCGCACCGAGGCGCAGCGCGACCACGGCAACCGCATCGCCGACAGCGAAAAATTCAATTCGCTGCGCCGGCTCGCCTTCTTCCGCGATTTTTCCGACGTCGAGCTGTGGGAGGTGGTGCGTCTGGGCGAATGGCACCGCGTGGCCGGCGGCCAGATGCTGCTGCGCGAAGGCGACCCGGGCGACGGTTTCTTCATCATCGCCGAGGGCGAAGTGAAGGTGACAAAGGGACGCAAGCTGCTCAACGTGCTGTCGGCCGGCGAATGCGTCGGCGAGATGGCCTGGCTGACGCCCGAGCGCGGCACCCGCGGCGCCGACGTATCCACCCTTTCCGAGGCGGTGGTGATCCACCTCGCCAACGCGGCGCTCGAACACGCGTCGGAAGCCTGCCGCCACCGCTTCGATCGCGCCTTCCTGCGCATCCTGGTCGAGCGGCTGTCGCTGGCCAACCAGCGCCTGACCGGTGTCTGAGCGGATGCAGACAGCTGCGCCGCCGCCGCCCGACGCACCGACACCCGGCAGTTCGCTGGGCCGTTATCAGCTCAGACGCATCATCGGCCGCGGCAGCACCAGCACCGTCTGGCTGGCATGGGATCCGCAGGCGCAGCGCGAAGTGGCGATCAAGTGCATCGACCCCGACGTGCTGAACGACCACGCGCGCGGCCGGCTGCACCGCAATCTGCTGATCAACGAAGCGTCGCTGGCCGACAAGCTGCAGCATCCGCACATCGTCGCCATCCACGACGCCGTGGTGACCGGCGATCAGGCCTATA
The window above is part of the Methyloversatilis discipulorum genome. Proteins encoded here:
- a CDS encoding uroporphyrinogen-III C-methyltransferase encodes the protein MSEQTPPNTPVTPVGAAASQPASSKREGVVPLWALGLSLLLLVALGVASFLMLQRMRALESELHRRVEVVGEQAAQATRATEQEAAGIAGYGTRLSSQEVQLAELRARIEAYEYLADDLVRSYDERVLAEVEHALVLGQQQLQLAGDAKLALSALSGAEARLARVDTGRYLPLRRAMANDMERLRRAPMADLSGQALRIDTLLSVVDGLPLAFERSPARGASTAAAGDDKGAEPTQAQRLARAVWEEVRQLVRIERLDRPDPALLSPEHSFFLRENLKLRLINARVALLQRNGAVWREDIRLAREWIERYYDTRARQTENALVTLRQLAAVDPGEALPGLNESMSSLAQLKAQRQRPTVTREEKR
- the ppc gene encoding phosphoenolpyruvate carboxylase → MNQQAQTPVAVHDRATHDKDQPLFDDIRLLGRMLGDVVREQEGSRMFELIENVRQLCVRFRRDDDLDARAELAKLLNGLSDDDTIIVVRAFSYFLHLANIAEDQHHIRRARAHAIAGDPPRPGTLANALAKALDAQIPAEEILAFFRDGLVVPVLTAHPTEVQRKSILSQEMKIARLIDERDRMRLTPEELDERDEAVRRTITSLWQTRMLRRTRLSVADEVINGLSFYDYTFLRELPRVYNAVEDQLEAAFPEHKREIGSFLRMGSWIGGDRDGNPFVTADVLRATLRVQSSKALDYYLTQVHILDTDLSPTTLLNNVSDELRVLAATAPDKSPHREDELYRRALAGIYARLAVTARTLDQHEALWKAVGDADPYTDAAEFVRDLDVIHDSLVSHKSALIARGRLRRLRHAARVFGFHLAALDLRQNSDVHERVIAELLGNAHVCNNYLELREEQRIEVLINELGTPRPLTAPFMQFSAETEGELAIARTAAEMHKLYGEAALPNYIISKTDGVSDMLEVALILKEVGLLNVHERQAAMNIIPLFETIGDLRNAPRIMDRLFTIPIWRVLLDARSTTQEVMLGYSDSNKDGGFLTSGWELYKAETKLVQVFKRHGVRLRLFHGRGGSVGRGGGPSFQAILAQPGGAVQGQIRITEQGEVIASKYSNPDVGRRNLEVLAAATFEATLLGKREAAAPPEFTDAMEELSGYAFKAYRNLVYETPGFEKYFWESTVITEIAELNIGSRPASRKKGQKIEDLRAIPWVFSWSQCRLMLPGWFGFGSAVNEYRAQHADGMARLQAMVHEWPFFATLISNMDMVLSKTDIAIASRYAELVEDEALRTAIFTRIRTEWQATLDAVRQITGAPELLSTNPLLARSIRNRFPYIEPLNHLQVELLRRFRAGNRHERTRRSIHLTINGVAAALRNSG
- a CDS encoding heme biosynthesis HemY N-terminal domain-containing protein is translated as MVRLLLWLLGLCALAVGLVIAARHNDGFVLIQWSPWRVELSLNLFIVTLLLGVALLYSLFHFIDGLMRMPARAARYRARQRRHRAVTALRDAARLYFEGRYGHAQRSARVAVEGGESPGLAALIGARAAHAMREQVQADEWLRQAERFDDLRTARLMTEADILTDRREYGDALERIDVLQSGGQRHVAALRLAMRARRGLGDWGGLLRVVRLLQKHRALTPEQAAPVRRQAHMGALHDIDPSELDAYWKSLPSVEREDAQVVRAMCEALVAAGQFAQARKLIEAQIERGWESSLMTLYAHSDGADALARIARAEAWLRDHPDDAELLLALGRLCRTQQLWGKAQSYLEAALAVQPSRIVHVELALLAEHLERPDDARAHFRAAALMK
- a CDS encoding sensor histidine kinase; amino-acid sequence: MRPARAPDWRNLGVMLRTVLLVNALAALALLARNRSWDTLPLDAAEMAARVEPALILSLLLLYLTAPLFARLRARSGWALTGVVALGSVLATTALGGWDVDSLPSWPVREAAWALLAAAAVMTYFTVQERALGPAIAQARLMALSARIRPHFLFNSLNAVLGIMREDPRRAERALEELSDLFRVLMRENRDLVTLGDELALCRQYIALETLRLGDRLGVRWQTDGCPADARVPPLMLQPLLENAVYHGVEPLAGNGEVRVSVQRAGGDVVVEIDNPAPPRDGASGHGSGNRMALDNIRERLMLFFDLEAQLEAGEQDGLYRVRIRFPYRVGA
- a CDS encoding LytR/AlgR family response regulator transcription factor, with product MLRVFIADDEAPARLRLRALLSDIEAELPNRVVGEAANGQEALERLSALAADDQADVALVDIRMPGMDGVELATRLAALPRPPVLVFCTAYDQYAVRAFELQAVDYLMKPVRANRLLDALRRVPERRAQPVEAGRTQLSCSERGRILLLPVADILYLRAELKYVTARTAAREYLLEEALAALEQEFARRFVRIHRNCLVARDAVVGFEHVRDGAEGHWAVVLRGLDERLPVSRRQWAQVRAEFADIRGTERG
- the argH gene encoding argininosuccinate lyase, yielding MSASSQSEPTKAWSGRFSEPVSDLVKRYTASVFFDQRMWRQDIRGSLAHAAMLAKQGIIAQADLDAIRSGMAQITQEIEAGQFDWNLDDEDVHLNIEKRLTALVGDAGKRLHTGRSRNDQVATDIRLWLRDAIDTILALIADFQRAVLDLAEHHAATPLPGFTHLQVAQPVTFGHHLMAYFEMLRRDAERFADCRKRTNRLPLGSAALAGTTFPIDREFVAAELGFDEVCFNSLDAVSDRDFAIEFCAASSLLMTHLSRLSEELILWMSPRVGFIDLADRFCTGSSIMPQKKNPDVPELVRGKTGRVNGSLVALLTLMKGQPLAYNKDNQEDKEPLFDTADTVIDTLRIYADMMGSTTAADGTKVFNVRVKAEAMKSALRQGYATATDLADWLVKRGLPFRDAHEAVARAVRLAEQKGCDVSDLTLDELKSFSPLVDESVFAVLTVEGSLSARNHIGGTAPEQVRAAIGRARARLATG
- a CDS encoding uroporphyrinogen-III synthase; translated protein: MNPRGALSGRGVLVSRPRAQAVALSDAIRAAGGTPFEFPLIDIEPLADTRAVAAAAAMLDDAALAVFVSANAVCHALDLILPRRAWPAELPAATVGEQSAQALRARGIARVLVPQQGRFDSEALLALPELSATALAGRRVLIFRGDGGRELLGDTLRARGATVEHVTCYRRVPPRDGAPLCEAVRRDALHALTITSSESLRNLLALPGLDCAEALRALPLFAPHARIAEQAREQGFARVIETDPADAGLMAGLTDYFSSPSRDLH
- the hemC gene encoding hydroxymethylbilane synthase yields the protein MDHPAGPADLIAADRAQSVPQQETQAYPKPGRIVIASRESRLAMWQAEHVRDRLSSLYPGTTVDILGMTTRGDQILDRPLAKVGGKGLFVKELETALLEGRADLAVHSMKDVPMTLADEFALVATLEREVPQDAFVSSRYASLDELPPGAVVGTSSLRRESQLRANFPYLAVSSLRGNLDTRLRKLDEGQYDAIILAAAGLKRLGLGDRIRSLLPVELSLPAAGQGALGIEALSSRPEVAAWLAPLVCGTSEACVRAERSVSRALAGSCEVPLAAYCVPDGGALWLRARVAMPDGSRIAMAEARGNIAQPDELAAICVEALLADGAQSILDDLAGR